Proteins encoded together in one Salmo trutta chromosome 3, fSalTru1.1, whole genome shotgun sequence window:
- the LOC115180948 gene encoding dendritic cell-specific transmembrane protein isoform X1, with translation MMKTTCPQLKQTLYHSWSAAADLYTTNTRHGWRNRLVLLIICLTFSLILSSILLLYLLYVLQYGLMVAAGIAGSCWVVVGASLFLSKRVRCLGVLFVLSCGMKQGRNVLITAGTSLVVLKNIQNTLENITGLSRSMVCNLQAKRVSINTTPLCNYVRMLRWVGNVLRAFTDFGVAELVSDLEVTSRGDSEKLRERLVEAERTLNGTAKSIWAAVDTLSSVGQRLFPAFSFLLLMGFTVLHLRRYCHNKKYENVYITRTFINFDEKQKAEGRRPVLPLTPKEARRYITIPSPGLSATEGKAMLKFSFPVFTHCLAWVLFIGVDVLMFWFVEVIRTRLHELEPFHVPLIMNINEDMTVIGVPISEEIDSRDFSYQVSIFEKSCLPKPRLVIYDSILPLVVLLAALLSMALLSAKLSQIRLMVCEQFFSTNAEERVEFLHAKILKKRSRKEGNRIAEESSLRSLIKKVCIIQRSLINIDGDLRMPDFWCPILYRPQEDDPFQQAS, from the exons ATGATGAAAACAACTTGCCCTCAATTGAAACAAACCCTGTATCACTCCTGGTCCGCTGCTGCAGACCTATACACAACAAACACCAGGCACGGCTGGAGAAACCGATTAGTCCTCTTGATCATCTGTCTCACCTTCAGTCTCATCCTGagctccatcctcctcctctacctgctCTATGTCCTGCAGTACGGCCTGATGGTGGCTGCTGGGATAGCAGGTTCCTGTTGGGTGGTAGTGGGggcctctctgttcctctctaagAGGGTGCGATGCCTTGGggttctgtttgtgctgtcttgtggGATGAAGCAGGGCCGGAACGTTCTCATCACCGCTGGGACAAGTTTGGTGGTTCTCAAGAACATCCAGAACACACTGGAGAACATCACAGGGCTCAGTAGGAGTATGGTGTGCAACCTGCAGGCCAAGAGGGTGTCCATCAACACCACGCCGCTCTGTAACTACGTCAGGATGTTGAGATGGGTCGGCAACGTACTCAGAGCGTTCACAGACTTCGGGGTGGCGGAGTTGGTTTCTGATCTGGAGGTCACGTCCAGAGGAGACTCTGagaagttgagggagaggctggTTGAAGCTGAGAGGACTCTGAATGGAACTGCAAAGAGCATCTGGGCCGCGGTGGACACGCTGTCCTCTGTAGGTCAGAGACTTTTCCCTGCCTTCAGTTTCCTCCTACTGATGGGCTTCACAGTGCTGCACTTGAGGAGATATTGCCACAACAAGAAATATGAAAATGTGTACATAACCAGGACATTCATAAATTTTGATGAGAAGCAGAAGGCAGAAGGAAGGCGTCCAGTGCTCCCCCTCACACCGAAGGAGGCTAGACGCTACATCACCATCCCTTCCCCAGGACTCAGTGCCACGGAAGGGAAAGCCATGCTGAAATTCAGTTTCCCAGTGTTCACCCATTGTCTAGCCTGGGTCTTGTTCATAGGTGTTGATGTACTCATGTTCTGGTTTGTTGAGGTCATCAGAACGCGACTTCATGAGCTAGAGCCATTTCATGTTCCTTTGATTATGAACATAAAT GAAGACATGACCGTTATTGGTGTCCCCATTTCAGAGGAGATCGACAGTAGGGATTTCTCCTACCAGGTGTCCATCTTTGAGAAGAGTTGCCTTCCTAAACCTAGACTAGTAATCTATGACTCCATCCTGCCTCTGGTTGTGTTACTAGCTGCCCTTCTCAGCATGGCCCTGTTGTCTGCCAAGCTCTCACAGATCAGGCTCATGGTGTGTGAGCAGTTCTTCTCCACCAATGCTGAGGAGAGGGTGGAGTTTCTGCATGCTAAGATCCTGAAGAAGAGATCAAGAAAGGAAGGGAACAGGATAGCTGAGGAAAGCAGTCTGAGATCCCTCATCAAGAAGGTCTGCATAATCCAGAGATCACTGATAAACATTGATGGAGACCTTAGAAtg CCAGATTTCTGGTGTCCAATACTCTACAGACCACAGGAGGATGACCCCTTTCAGCAAGCAAGCTAG
- the LOC115180948 gene encoding dendritic cell-specific transmembrane protein isoform X2: MMKTTCPQLKQTLYHSWSAAADLYTTNTRHGWRNRLVLLIICLTFSLILSSILLLYLLYVLQYGLMVAAGIAGSCWVVVGASLFLSKRVRCLGVLFVLSCGMKQGRNVLITAGTSLVVLKNIQNTLENITGLSRSMVCNLQAKRVSINTTPLCNYVRMLRWVGNVLRAFTDFGVAELVSDLEVTSRGDSEKLRERLVEAERTLNGTAKSIWAAVDTLSSVGQRLFPAFSFLLLMGFTVLHLRRYCHNKKYENVYITRTFINFDEKQKAEGRRPVLPLTPKEARRYITIPSPGLSATEGKAMLKFSFPVFTHCLAWVLFIGVDVLMFWFVEVIRTRLHELEPFHVPLIMNINEDMTVIGVPISEEIDSRDFSYQVSIFEKSCLPKPRLVIYDSILPLVVLLAALLSMALLSAKLSQIRLMVCEQFFSTNAEERVEFLHAKILKKRSRKEGNRIAEESSLRSLIKKPDFWCPILYRPQEDDPFQQAS; encoded by the exons ATGATGAAAACAACTTGCCCTCAATTGAAACAAACCCTGTATCACTCCTGGTCCGCTGCTGCAGACCTATACACAACAAACACCAGGCACGGCTGGAGAAACCGATTAGTCCTCTTGATCATCTGTCTCACCTTCAGTCTCATCCTGagctccatcctcctcctctacctgctCTATGTCCTGCAGTACGGCCTGATGGTGGCTGCTGGGATAGCAGGTTCCTGTTGGGTGGTAGTGGGggcctctctgttcctctctaagAGGGTGCGATGCCTTGGggttctgtttgtgctgtcttgtggGATGAAGCAGGGCCGGAACGTTCTCATCACCGCTGGGACAAGTTTGGTGGTTCTCAAGAACATCCAGAACACACTGGAGAACATCACAGGGCTCAGTAGGAGTATGGTGTGCAACCTGCAGGCCAAGAGGGTGTCCATCAACACCACGCCGCTCTGTAACTACGTCAGGATGTTGAGATGGGTCGGCAACGTACTCAGAGCGTTCACAGACTTCGGGGTGGCGGAGTTGGTTTCTGATCTGGAGGTCACGTCCAGAGGAGACTCTGagaagttgagggagaggctggTTGAAGCTGAGAGGACTCTGAATGGAACTGCAAAGAGCATCTGGGCCGCGGTGGACACGCTGTCCTCTGTAGGTCAGAGACTTTTCCCTGCCTTCAGTTTCCTCCTACTGATGGGCTTCACAGTGCTGCACTTGAGGAGATATTGCCACAACAAGAAATATGAAAATGTGTACATAACCAGGACATTCATAAATTTTGATGAGAAGCAGAAGGCAGAAGGAAGGCGTCCAGTGCTCCCCCTCACACCGAAGGAGGCTAGACGCTACATCACCATCCCTTCCCCAGGACTCAGTGCCACGGAAGGGAAAGCCATGCTGAAATTCAGTTTCCCAGTGTTCACCCATTGTCTAGCCTGGGTCTTGTTCATAGGTGTTGATGTACTCATGTTCTGGTTTGTTGAGGTCATCAGAACGCGACTTCATGAGCTAGAGCCATTTCATGTTCCTTTGATTATGAACATAAAT GAAGACATGACCGTTATTGGTGTCCCCATTTCAGAGGAGATCGACAGTAGGGATTTCTCCTACCAGGTGTCCATCTTTGAGAAGAGTTGCCTTCCTAAACCTAGACTAGTAATCTATGACTCCATCCTGCCTCTGGTTGTGTTACTAGCTGCCCTTCTCAGCATGGCCCTGTTGTCTGCCAAGCTCTCACAGATCAGGCTCATGGTGTGTGAGCAGTTCTTCTCCACCAATGCTGAGGAGAGGGTGGAGTTTCTGCATGCTAAGATCCTGAAGAAGAGATCAAGAAAGGAAGGGAACAGGATAGCTGAGGAAAGCAGTCTGAGATCCCTCATCAAGAAG CCAGATTTCTGGTGTCCAATACTCTACAGACCACAGGAGGATGACCCCTTTCAGCAAGCAAGCTAG